One stretch of Pigmentiphaga aceris DNA includes these proteins:
- a CDS encoding ATP-binding protein has protein sequence MISNFPLASSRIRHEQDLPAARQRARQICALFGMDDHQQTRLATAVSEIARNALRYATSGSVEFAVEVQATCSVLIARVRDSGNGIDNLDALLSSGSRGVDATGGIVGSRRLVDQFSMRSDANGTVVDLGMILPRPVHPVTAAAVNQVVDHLARARPATPLEELERQNREVLKAVTELRRHEEELRSADRRKNEFLAMLAHELRNPLAALQNGVEYLRTQGDPGSPWRRVEDMMLRQTRQLARLVDDLLDVSRITQGTVRIKREPIEAATLAEMAAEANRGLMEQRGHHFRVEVPEQPIWLDADATRLTQALSNLLNNAARYTPTGGMISLSVFAIDQEVRFVVRDNGSGIDAEMLPRVFELFMRAEQAVQSTEAGLGIGLTIVQRMVELHNGSIQAYSDGPGQGSTFIMTLPAREQAPDRIDIAPVPATPSQRSVLIVDDNADSAESLSMLLELYGYATSVASDGQAALLHCRQSLPQVAILDIGMPGMDGYELAQRLREEHAGAPLMLVALTGFGDEAVARKAKQAGFDHRLVKPLDLKALQALLA, from the coding sequence ATGATCTCGAATTTTCCGCTCGCCAGTTCGCGTATCCGCCACGAACAAGACCTGCCGGCGGCACGTCAGCGTGCGCGTCAGATCTGTGCCTTGTTCGGCATGGACGACCATCAGCAGACACGCCTGGCAACCGCAGTGTCGGAAATCGCCCGCAATGCCTTGCGTTACGCCACCTCCGGGTCAGTGGAATTCGCAGTCGAAGTGCAGGCCACCTGTTCGGTGCTGATTGCGCGCGTGCGCGATAGTGGCAATGGCATCGACAACCTCGATGCGCTGCTGAGCAGCGGTTCGCGGGGCGTGGACGCCACCGGTGGCATTGTCGGCAGCCGTCGCCTGGTCGATCAGTTCTCGATGCGCAGCGACGCAAACGGTACGGTGGTCGACCTGGGCATGATATTGCCGCGCCCGGTACATCCGGTCACTGCGGCTGCAGTCAATCAGGTGGTCGATCACCTGGCGCGCGCGCGTCCTGCCACGCCCCTGGAAGAACTGGAAAGGCAGAACCGCGAGGTGCTGAAAGCCGTGACGGAACTGCGCCGTCACGAAGAGGAATTGCGCAGCGCCGACCGGCGCAAGAACGAGTTTCTGGCCATGCTGGCGCACGAGTTGCGCAACCCGCTGGCTGCCTTGCAGAACGGCGTGGAATACCTGCGTACCCAGGGTGACCCGGGCAGCCCGTGGCGTCGTGTCGAAGACATGATGCTGCGCCAGACGCGTCAGTTGGCGCGCCTGGTCGATGACTTGCTCGACGTGTCCCGCATTACCCAAGGCACGGTGCGCATCAAGCGCGAGCCGATTGAAGCCGCCACCCTTGCCGAGATGGCGGCCGAAGCCAACCGGGGCTTGATGGAGCAGCGCGGCCACCACTTCCGTGTCGAGGTACCCGAGCAGCCCATATGGCTCGATGCCGATGCCACGCGCTTGACGCAAGCCCTCAGCAATCTGCTGAACAACGCCGCGCGTTACACGCCTACGGGAGGGATGATTTCGCTGAGCGTGTTTGCCATCGACCAGGAGGTTCGTTTTGTCGTGCGCGACAACGGCAGTGGTATCGATGCCGAAATGCTGCCACGCGTGTTCGAACTGTTCATGCGTGCAGAGCAGGCCGTGCAAAGCACCGAGGCGGGCCTGGGCATCGGCCTGACCATCGTGCAGCGCATGGTCGAACTGCATAACGGATCGATCCAGGCATACAGCGACGGGCCGGGGCAGGGCAGTACCTTCATCATGACGCTGCCTGCGCGTGAGCAGGCACCGGACCGCATCGACATCGCGCCGGTGCCGGCAACGCCGTCACAGCGTTCGGTACTTATCGTCGATGACAATGCAGACTCTGCCGAGAGCCTGTCCATGTTGCTGGAACTGTACGGCTATGCGACCTCGGTTGCGTCCGACGGCCAGGCGGCGCTGCTGCACTGTCGCCAGTCGCTGCCGCAGGTGGCCATTCTGGACATCGGCATGCCGGGCATGGACGGCTACGAGCTTGCGCAGCGGCTGCGTGAAGAGCATGCCGGCGCACCGCTGATGCTGGTGGCGCTGACCGGTTTTGGTGATGAAGCCGTGGCCAGAAAAGCCAAGCAGGCGGGCTTCGATCATCGACTGGTCAAGCCGCTGGATCTGAAGGCGCTTCAGGCCTTGCTGGCCTGA
- a CDS encoding response regulator transcription factor produces MRILVIEDDPDILTNVANHLERRGYIVDCAEDGLRGYAMAADGNFDLIVLDLGLPRLDGYELCRRLREEARCSTPVIMATARDTLDQRLEGFDVGADDYLVKPFALAELTARIKALLLRSTGTKSQVLEVGDLRLDVGTLSVSRAGQTLKLSPSPLRLLTMLMQSSPAVVHRARLEELLWQDSPPDSDSLRTHIHQLRQAIDKPFDRPMLFTVHGIGYQLRADVD; encoded by the coding sequence ATGCGCATCCTAGTCATCGAAGACGACCCCGATATCCTGACCAACGTCGCGAACCACCTTGAACGGCGCGGCTACATTGTCGATTGCGCCGAAGACGGCCTGCGCGGTTACGCCATGGCCGCCGACGGCAACTTCGACCTGATCGTGCTCGACCTCGGGCTGCCCAGGCTCGACGGCTACGAGCTGTGCCGTCGCCTGCGTGAAGAGGCGCGCTGCAGCACGCCGGTCATCATGGCAACCGCGCGCGACACCTTGGACCAACGCCTGGAAGGCTTCGACGTAGGTGCCGACGATTACCTGGTCAAGCCGTTTGCGCTGGCCGAACTGACGGCGCGGATCAAGGCCTTGCTGCTGCGTTCCACGGGTACCAAAAGCCAGGTGCTGGAAGTGGGCGACCTGCGTCTGGATGTAGGGACCTTATCCGTCAGTCGCGCCGGACAGACCTTGAAGCTGTCGCCGTCGCCTTTGCGACTGCTGACCATGCTGATGCAGTCCAGCCCGGCCGTGGTGCACCGAGCGCGCCTGGAAGAACTGCTGTGGCAGGATTCGCCGCCCGACAGCGACAGTCTGCGCACCCACATTCACCAGCTTCGCCAAGCGATCGACAAACCTTTCGACCGCCCCATGCTGTTCACCGTGCACGGCATCGGCTATCAGTTGCGGGCCGATGTGGACTGA
- a CDS encoding sensor histidine kinase has product MWTERRARLRTWFTREQSAPATTTPVNTEPGLGQHLIWTHVLLTLLVGSVLTLVSVWSVNQLEAHLQRIDMGMAVERVRGEFLAGQDPGRPNRFFHGAPDSEAFPDWLRGLDEGFHKLERDGRVWHVMADDLDGVRYLLLRDYTDYERDQSVSHWVAVFGLACSMVMAFVLGSLATRRVVRPLLRLANQVGTRGAQPPQTRLADDYPSNEIGQLAAAFDDTYNQLEQALQREQLFTADVGHELRTPLMVVLTSCELLLDDDGLRPEQQAQLQRIVASVNDMRQRIDIYLMLARGRDNTDRFPRTGLADMARKEVEEWIPRASRRGMLLRLVEDTAIVPSIDPPQFAAPLLHGVLSNLIRNALQHAGPGVQVTVRVSATHLSVADNGPGIDPAQQPALFMPFVRGATGGPHNMGIGLSLVQRICTHQGWRVSLHSAPGEGTRIDVDLVPACVSI; this is encoded by the coding sequence ATGTGGACTGAGCGCCGGGCCAGGTTGCGCACCTGGTTCACCCGTGAACAATCGGCACCAGCCACCACCACGCCCGTCAACACCGAACCGGGTCTGGGCCAGCACTTGATCTGGACCCACGTGCTGCTGACCTTGCTGGTCGGCAGCGTGTTGACATTGGTCTCGGTCTGGAGCGTGAACCAGCTTGAAGCCCACTTGCAGCGCATCGACATGGGCATGGCGGTAGAACGGGTGCGCGGCGAGTTTCTTGCCGGGCAAGACCCGGGGCGGCCCAATCGTTTCTTCCACGGCGCGCCGGACAGCGAGGCATTCCCGGACTGGCTACGCGGGCTGGACGAAGGTTTCCACAAGCTGGAACGAGACGGGCGCGTCTGGCATGTGATGGCAGACGACCTGGATGGCGTGCGTTACCTGCTGCTGCGCGACTACACCGACTACGAGCGCGACCAGAGCGTGTCGCATTGGGTGGCGGTGTTCGGGCTGGCGTGCAGCATGGTGATGGCCTTTGTGCTGGGCTCGCTTGCCACGCGCCGCGTGGTGCGCCCGCTTCTGCGCCTGGCCAATCAGGTAGGCACACGCGGGGCACAGCCGCCGCAGACCCGCCTGGCCGACGATTATCCAAGCAACGAAATCGGGCAACTGGCCGCCGCCTTTGACGACACCTACAACCAGCTGGAACAGGCACTTCAACGTGAACAACTGTTCACCGCCGACGTTGGCCACGAACTGCGCACGCCCTTGATGGTGGTGCTGACCAGTTGTGAACTGTTGCTGGACGACGATGGCCTGCGACCCGAGCAACAAGCGCAGTTGCAGCGCATCGTCGCGTCGGTCAACGACATGCGCCAGCGCATCGACATCTATCTGATGCTGGCGCGCGGTCGTGACAATACCGATCGCTTCCCGCGCACGGGCTTGGCAGATATGGCGCGCAAGGAAGTCGAAGAATGGATCCCGCGTGCATCGCGTCGGGGCATGCTGTTGCGGCTTGTGGAAGACACCGCCATCGTCCCGTCGATCGACCCACCTCAGTTTGCCGCGCCATTGCTGCACGGGGTGCTGTCGAACCTGATCCGCAACGCCCTGCAACATGCCGGGCCAGGCGTGCAGGTCACCGTACGGGTGTCGGCTACGCATCTGTCGGTGGCTGATAACGGCCCTGGCATCGACCCGGCACAACAACCCGCGCTGTTCATGCCCTTTGTTCGCGGAGCCACGGGCGGTCCGCACAACATGGGCATCGGGCTGTCTCTGGTGCAGCGCATCTGCACGCATCAGGGCTGGCGCGTCAGCTTGCATTCGGCACCAGGCGAAGGCACGCGTATTGATGTGGACTTGGTACCAGCCTGCGTCTCCATCTGA
- a CDS encoding YdgA family protein — MKRAGAVVVAVAAVAGAGWAGASWYTGKRVEETVRQGVADANKANDWGAKIEIVSYERGILNSTARYRISGLAGTTGDELLLAIDSKVHHGPLPLDRLVKFQLKPVSATTESTLARDEGLGSRLSTVDAGASFRERSVIDTQGNVDFRIDTPAMRFAQDGGTLEVAGGAFTGLSEKEMTHIRVNGTLESVRIVAPVAQQGTVDIRNITISSDNRVGRFGLQIGDGSLRVGSFTIAAATPAGPFALAGSDFVVASHIEEDEKFMSGHVSYNFGKLALNNTDIGAIDARFAVRKLDGATTAKLSESYREFARKPRQPGETDEAAARAAIANLQAPLKDLLTHSPAFALDALTWTTPVGQSSLKVDVTLKPRDTPVERAEVNVPGVAVDRATLDLSVSQPAVIDLIARLTKAGPGGQKITQEQAREQATMVVAMLLGGVSQSGFLTAQGDKVESHIKYDGKTLNVNGQDVPPEMLREILPMFE, encoded by the coding sequence ATGAAAAGAGCGGGTGCGGTTGTCGTTGCCGTTGCAGCGGTCGCGGGGGCAGGTTGGGCAGGGGCCTCTTGGTACACCGGAAAGCGGGTTGAAGAAACCGTGCGCCAAGGGGTGGCTGACGCCAACAAGGCGAACGATTGGGGTGCGAAGATCGAAATCGTGTCCTACGAGCGCGGCATCCTGAACTCGACCGCGCGTTATCGGATCAGCGGACTGGCCGGCACCACCGGCGACGAGCTGCTGCTTGCGATCGACAGCAAGGTGCATCACGGTCCGCTGCCGCTCGACCGCCTGGTCAAGTTCCAGCTGAAGCCGGTCTCGGCCACGACTGAGTCCACCCTTGCCCGCGATGAAGGGCTGGGCAGCCGCCTGTCCACGGTAGATGCCGGTGCCAGCTTCCGCGAACGCTCTGTGATCGATACGCAAGGCAACGTCGACTTCCGTATCGACACGCCCGCCATGCGCTTCGCGCAAGACGGCGGCACGCTGGAAGTGGCCGGCGGGGCGTTCACCGGCCTGAGCGAAAAAGAAATGACGCACATCCGCGTGAACGGCACGCTGGAATCGGTGCGCATCGTGGCCCCCGTCGCGCAGCAAGGCACCGTCGACATTCGCAACATCACCATCTCCTCGGACAACCGTGTCGGCCGCTTCGGCCTGCAAATCGGTGACGGTTCGCTGCGTGTGGGCAGCTTCACGATTGCGGCGGCTACCCCTGCGGGTCCGTTCGCGTTGGCGGGCAGCGACTTCGTGGTCGCCTCGCACATCGAGGAAGACGAGAAGTTCATGAGCGGCCACGTGTCGTACAACTTCGGCAAGCTGGCGCTCAACAATACCGACATCGGTGCGATCGACGCCCGCTTTGCGGTCCGCAAGCTTGACGGTGCCACCACGGCAAAGCTGAGCGAAAGCTATCGGGAATTCGCCCGCAAGCCGCGCCAGCCGGGCGAAACCGACGAAGCAGCCGCACGTGCCGCCATCGCCAACCTGCAAGCGCCGCTGAAAGACCTGCTGACCCACTCGCCCGCGTTTGCGCTGGACGCCCTGACCTGGACCACGCCGGTGGGCCAGAGCAGCCTGAAAGTCGACGTGACGCTCAAGCCGCGCGACACGCCGGTGGAACGCGCCGAGGTCAACGTACCCGGTGTTGCCGTCGACCGCGCCACGCTCGACTTGTCAGTGTCGCAACCGGCAGTCATCGACCTGATCGCACGTTTGACCAAAGCAGGCCCTGGCGGCCAGAAGATCACCCAGGAACAGGCACGCGAACAGGCCACCATGGTGGTTGCGATGCTGCTGGGTGGCGTGTCGCAGTCGGGCTTCCTGACCGCGCAGGGCGACAAGGTTGAAAGCCACATCAAGTACGACGGCAAGACACTCAACGTGAATGGTCAGGACGTGCCGCCGGAAATGCTGCGCGAAATCCTGCCGATGTTCGAATAA
- a CDS encoding TonB-dependent siderophore receptor gives MHSALLAMICTVGTAQAQSASAGNAARAPVLVTQHHAIAAGPLDAALANFAASAGVSITMPPALVQGKTTPGLQGTYSVGEGFARLLAGSGLEAAGGAGGAYALRPVAGTTGNAADDSSNAMRGAGTTLAPVTVTARAEQGATTDGTRAYTSRAVTVGKGEQALKDIPQSVSVLTRQRMDDQNLTSLADAVNNTTGLVATQGVGAGIAVTARGFMIDSMQYDGVPVPRNTYSLGNWGSESLVFYDRVEVLRGAAGLLQGGGSPGGTINFVRKRGQAEPTVTLTGKAGSWDSYGAQLDAGGPLNKEGSLRGRVVVDEDRGHSHIDYVWQRSRTLYAALDYDIDADTTVGIGISNKRTRSRPSFVGLPRFSDGSDIGLPRSTYTGASWNRALNDQTAVYADAEHRFNDRWTVKASAFGMNEQNTSVHQRMAGTISRSGAGAMYGDFSTDLNGQHRGLDVYLRGRFEALSMSHEVTLGANVSRYTTNDRYARAWTTGANIFNINHDRPWQDHASIAARGVQVISQYDVRQEGIYGAWRAKLAEPLTMILGGRVSWYDQVYAEPTSESAQRKSARPTPYAGLVYALSPQWSAYTSYSDVFELQSARTASGAVIKPITGTNLELGIKGELADGRINTSLALFRYEHRDRAVPDYASGMICNNAYCSTAAGKVRSQGVEAEVSGEVLRGLQLFAGYTYNTSKFLDDPVNEGRVFSTWTPRHLVKLWADYRLPGALDKFSVGGGVNAQSHALSYDRVFKVPGFSIWNARVAYQLNDEVALALNVNNLSDKRYYIPSYNSVSGNNYYGTPRSVMFTVKYTPKL, from the coding sequence GTGCACAGTGCGCTGCTGGCCATGATCTGCACGGTCGGCACCGCACAGGCGCAATCGGCATCCGCTGGCAATGCGGCGCGCGCCCCGGTGCTGGTCACCCAACACCATGCGATTGCTGCCGGGCCGCTGGATGCAGCCCTGGCCAACTTCGCGGCCTCCGCTGGGGTCAGCATCACCATGCCGCCCGCCTTGGTCCAGGGGAAGACCACACCAGGACTTCAGGGCACTTATTCCGTTGGTGAAGGCTTTGCCCGCCTGCTGGCCGGCTCGGGTCTGGAAGCCGCAGGTGGGGCCGGTGGCGCGTATGCGCTGCGGCCTGTAGCCGGCACCACGGGCAACGCGGCGGACGACAGCAGCAACGCCATGCGCGGTGCGGGTACCACGCTTGCACCGGTCACCGTGACCGCGCGTGCCGAGCAGGGCGCGACCACCGACGGGACCCGCGCCTACACCTCGCGCGCAGTCACGGTGGGCAAGGGTGAACAGGCGCTGAAGGACATTCCACAGTCGGTCAGCGTGCTGACCCGCCAGCGCATGGATGATCAGAACCTCACCAGCCTGGCCGATGCGGTAAACAACACGACTGGTCTGGTCGCCACCCAGGGCGTGGGCGCAGGCATTGCGGTAACGGCGCGCGGTTTCATGATTGACAGCATGCAGTACGACGGCGTGCCGGTACCGCGCAACACGTATTCGCTGGGTAACTGGGGCAGCGAGTCGCTGGTGTTCTACGACCGGGTGGAAGTGCTGCGCGGGGCGGCGGGCTTGCTGCAAGGGGGCGGCAGTCCGGGCGGCACGATCAACTTCGTGCGCAAGCGCGGCCAGGCCGAACCTACTGTGACCCTGACCGGCAAAGCCGGGTCATGGGATTCCTATGGCGCACAGCTCGACGCAGGTGGCCCGCTCAACAAGGAAGGGTCGCTGCGCGGTCGTGTGGTGGTGGATGAAGACCGTGGGCATTCACATATCGACTACGTGTGGCAGCGCTCGCGCACCTTGTATGCGGCGCTTGATTACGACATCGATGCCGACACCACCGTGGGCATCGGCATCAGCAACAAGCGCACGCGCTCGCGTCCATCCTTTGTCGGACTGCCCCGGTTCTCCGATGGCAGCGACATTGGCCTGCCGCGCTCGACCTACACCGGCGCCAGCTGGAATCGCGCCTTGAATGACCAGACGGCGGTCTACGCCGATGCCGAACATCGCTTCAACGATCGCTGGACGGTGAAGGCATCGGCCTTCGGCATGAACGAGCAGAACACCTCGGTGCATCAGCGCATGGCCGGCACCATATCGCGCAGCGGCGCGGGGGCCATGTACGGTGATTTTTCCACCGATCTGAACGGCCAGCACCGGGGATTGGACGTATACCTGCGCGGTCGTTTCGAGGCCCTGTCCATGTCGCACGAGGTCACCCTGGGTGCCAATGTGTCGCGCTACACCACCAACGATCGGTATGCCCGCGCGTGGACCACTGGCGCGAATATCTTCAACATCAACCACGACCGACCGTGGCAAGACCACGCCAGCATTGCTGCGCGCGGCGTGCAAGTCATCAGTCAGTACGACGTGCGCCAGGAAGGCATTTACGGTGCCTGGCGCGCCAAGCTTGCCGAACCGCTCACCATGATCCTGGGCGGTCGTGTCAGTTGGTACGACCAGGTGTATGCCGAGCCCACTTCCGAAAGTGCGCAACGCAAGTCTGCCCGTCCCACGCCGTATGCCGGACTGGTCTACGCATTGAGCCCGCAATGGTCGGCCTACACCAGCTACTCGGATGTGTTCGAACTGCAATCGGCACGCACGGCGAGCGGTGCGGTCATCAAACCGATCACCGGCACCAATCTTGAACTCGGCATCAAGGGTGAACTGGCCGACGGCCGCATCAATACCTCGCTGGCATTGTTCCGCTACGAGCACCGCGACCGTGCCGTCCCCGACTACGCGTCGGGCATGATCTGCAACAACGCGTATTGCTCGACGGCAGCCGGCAAGGTGCGCAGCCAGGGCGTGGAGGCTGAAGTCAGCGGCGAAGTGCTGCGCGGCCTGCAACTGTTCGCGGGCTACACCTACAACACCAGCAAGTTCCTGGACGACCCGGTCAACGAAGGCAGGGTGTTCAGTACCTGGACCCCGCGTCATCTGGTGAAATTGTGGGCCGACTATCGCTTGCCGGGTGCACTGGACAAGTTCAGTGTGGGCGGCGGTGTCAACGCGCAAAGCCACGCGCTCAGCTATGACCGGGTGTTCAAGGTGCCGGGCTTTTCAATCTGGAATGCGCGAGTGGCGTATCAGCTGAATGACGAAGTGGCGCTGGCGCTCAACGTGAACAACCTGTCGGACAAGCGTTACTACATCCCGTCCTATAACAGCGTGAGTGGCAACAACTACTACGGCACGCCACGCAGCGTGATGTTCACGGTGAAGTACACGCCGAAGCTGTGA
- a CDS encoding YdgA family protein — MKRMAGIGAAVVTLAGLGWVGGTWHTGKQIEDTVRKAVADAMAANTWGIKFEWLSYERGVFSSTSRYRMTIPRPDGDAMVVVVDNRLNHGPLPLDRLARAELKPVSVTGESVLVRSEGLGSQLQIADPNASIRAHSVVDFSDNVLFELTSPAMRYAQDGSSMEFGAGKIEGSSRKATNQVILNGTLASVRANPSLPGPMSIDLRALTLAVNSRMGGLGMQIGDSAFRVGGFSVTGVAPDQSPLSLSGDEFGVAWHLAEEEKFFNAELSYSLGKLTVNRTDIGDIDLRMAARRLDGAATAKLAAAYRDQIASKPLTSDPASIRALMNTLKVPFHEVLAGKPGLALDSLIWTTPLGQSSLKIDTTLVSRTGSAGEDSPAAGVAIERATMDLSVSQPALVDTIARFTKTGPGGRPITLAQAHDQAKAHLDSATRRLMQDKMVVLKGEHLSSQLVYDGTSVQVNGEEPPPQLLRGLLPMLQ, encoded by the coding sequence ATGAAAAGAATGGCGGGGATCGGCGCGGCGGTGGTGACCCTGGCGGGGCTGGGATGGGTGGGCGGCACCTGGCATACCGGCAAGCAGATCGAAGACACCGTGCGCAAGGCTGTGGCCGACGCGATGGCGGCCAATACCTGGGGCATCAAGTTCGAGTGGCTGTCTTATGAACGCGGCGTGTTTTCGTCGACCTCGCGTTATCGCATGACCATCCCTCGCCCTGATGGGGATGCGATGGTCGTGGTGGTGGACAACCGGCTGAATCATGGGCCGCTGCCCCTGGACCGTCTGGCTCGCGCGGAACTCAAGCCGGTGTCTGTCACTGGCGAATCGGTATTGGTGCGCAGCGAAGGACTTGGCAGCCAGCTTCAGATCGCTGACCCCAACGCCAGCATCCGCGCGCATTCCGTGGTCGATTTCAGCGACAACGTGCTGTTTGAATTGACCTCGCCCGCCATGCGTTACGCACAAGACGGCAGTTCGATGGAATTCGGTGCAGGGAAGATAGAGGGCAGTTCGCGCAAGGCAACCAACCAGGTGATTCTGAATGGCACGCTGGCATCCGTCCGTGCCAATCCGTCGTTGCCTGGCCCGATGTCAATCGACTTGCGCGCCTTGACACTGGCGGTGAATAGTCGAATGGGAGGCCTTGGCATGCAGATTGGCGACAGCGCGTTTCGGGTCGGTGGTTTCAGCGTGACCGGCGTGGCACCAGACCAGTCGCCGCTATCGTTAAGCGGCGATGAATTCGGCGTGGCGTGGCATTTGGCAGAGGAAGAAAAATTCTTTAATGCCGAGTTGTCCTACAGTCTGGGCAAGCTGACCGTCAACCGAACCGACATCGGCGATATCGATCTGCGTATGGCGGCGCGCAGGCTGGATGGCGCGGCCACCGCCAAGCTTGCTGCGGCCTATCGTGACCAGATTGCCAGCAAGCCGCTCACCTCAGACCCGGCGTCCATTCGTGCGCTGATGAACACGCTGAAAGTCCCCTTCCACGAGGTGCTGGCCGGCAAGCCAGGCTTGGCCTTGGATTCGCTGATCTGGACAACGCCGCTTGGTCAAAGCAGTTTGAAAATCGACACAACACTGGTCTCTCGGACGGGCTCGGCGGGTGAAGATTCACCCGCCGCTGGGGTGGCTATCGAGCGCGCCACGATGGATCTGTCGGTGTCGCAACCGGCGCTTGTCGATACGATTGCCCGCTTCACCAAGACCGGGCCGGGTGGTCGCCCGATCACGCTGGCGCAGGCCCACGATCAGGCCAAGGCGCACTTGGACTCAGCAACTCGGCGTCTGATGCAGGACAAGATGGTGGTGCTCAAGGGCGAGCACCTGAGCAGTCAGCTTGTCTACGACGGCACGTCGGTTCAGGTCAATGGTGAAGAACCGCCACCGCAGTTGCTGCGGGGGTTGTTGCCGATGCTGCAATAG
- a CDS encoding FecR domain-containing protein, whose translation MSAAHSNIQGLNERVALQAAQWFFLLNSGDATATERHRCAQWRAADPVHEIAWQRAERINQTFQMLPGDLAMPALGRQARTDRRAVIKTLAVLLVAAPVGWQGWRLASGHPWLADHRTQTGERRELRLPDGTRLTLNTASAVDVAYDGTRRLLRLRAGEILIDTAPDSVAANHPAYRPFMVETPAGMLRALGTRFVVRRLDDDVSAKLPGLNGSAAHAYSEVAVLDGAVEIRPAANADRVLVLRAGQQTAFTDIAVEAPGVLSPQVDDWARGILRATDMRLADFLTELGRYRPGVLRCDPAVADLKISGVFQLRDTGPVLDSLPQALPVSVHYRTRYWVTVGAPEG comes from the coding sequence ATGAGCGCGGCTCATTCCAACATTCAAGGTTTGAACGAACGGGTCGCCTTGCAGGCGGCGCAGTGGTTCTTCTTGCTGAATTCCGGCGACGCCACGGCCACCGAACGGCATCGCTGCGCGCAGTGGCGCGCAGCCGATCCGGTGCATGAAATTGCATGGCAGCGGGCCGAGCGCATCAACCAGACTTTCCAGATGTTGCCCGGCGATCTGGCCATGCCGGCGCTGGGGCGGCAGGCCCGCACGGATCGGCGTGCGGTCATCAAAACGCTGGCGGTGCTGCTGGTGGCGGCGCCAGTGGGGTGGCAGGGGTGGCGTTTGGCCTCGGGGCATCCGTGGCTGGCCGACCATCGCACGCAGACCGGCGAACGCCGCGAACTGCGATTGCCCGACGGCACGCGTCTGACGCTGAATACCGCCAGTGCGGTCGATGTGGCCTACGACGGCACACGGCGATTGCTGCGCCTGCGCGCAGGCGAGATCCTGATCGACACTGCACCGGATAGCGTGGCCGCCAACCACCCCGCCTATCGTCCCTTCATGGTCGAGACGCCGGCCGGCATGCTGCGTGCCCTGGGGACACGTTTTGTGGTGCGCAGACTGGATGACGACGTGTCTGCAAAGCTGCCTGGCTTGAACGGCAGCGCAGCACACGCATACAGCGAAGTCGCGGTACTCGACGGTGCGGTGGAAATTCGGCCTGCGGCCAATGCGGATCGTGTGCTGGTCCTGCGTGCCGGTCAGCAGACTGCCTTTACCGACATCGCGGTGGAAGCTCCCGGTGTGCTCAGTCCGCAGGTGGATGATTGGGCGCGCGGCATCTTGCGCGCCACCGACATGCGGCTGGCTGATTTCCTGACTGAGCTTGGCCGTTATCGCCCTGGCGTGTTGCGCTGCGATCCTGCCGTGGCAGACCTGAAGATATCCGGCGTTTTCCAGCTGCGCGACACCGGGCCGGTGCTCGATAGCTTGCCGCAGGCACTGCCTGTGTCAGTGCACTACCGCACGCGGTATTGGGTGACCGTGGGCGCGCCCGAGGGCTGA
- a CDS encoding sigma-70 family RNA polymerase sigma factor: MSVADYSLHPHVSALYCEHHSWLQGWLRKKLGNAFDAADLAQDTFVRILGAPADTPEKVDDWQLQEPRAYLTVVAKRLMANLYRRRSLEQAYLDALAAVPEPVAPSPEQQAIILETLQQIDAMLDGLSRPVRTAFLLSQLEGLGYAEIATQLGISERTVKRYMTEAMARCILLCE, translated from the coding sequence ATGTCCGTCGCCGATTATTCCTTGCATCCCCACGTCAGCGCCCTGTATTGCGAGCATCACAGCTGGCTGCAGGGCTGGTTGCGCAAGAAGCTCGGCAATGCGTTCGACGCAGCCGATCTGGCGCAGGACACATTTGTGCGCATTCTCGGTGCGCCCGCAGACACCCCGGAAAAGGTGGACGACTGGCAACTTCAGGAGCCGCGTGCTTACCTGACGGTGGTCGCCAAGCGCTTGATGGCCAACCTGTATCGGCGGCGCTCGCTGGAGCAGGCCTATCTGGACGCACTGGCCGCCGTGCCCGAGCCGGTGGCCCCGTCGCCGGAGCAGCAGGCCATCATTCTGGAAACCTTGCAGCAGATCGACGCCATGCTCGACGGCCTGTCGCGGCCGGTGCGCACGGCCTTTCTGCTGTCGCAGCTGGAAGGGCTGGGTTACGCCGAGATCGCCACGCAGCTTGGCATAAGCGAACGCACCGTCAAGCGCTACATGACCGAGGCGATGGCGCGCTGCATTCTGCTGTGCGAATGA